A genomic region of Pseudopipra pipra isolate bDixPip1 chromosome W, bDixPip1.hap1, whole genome shotgun sequence contains the following coding sequences:
- the LOC135404595 gene encoding olfactory receptor 14J1-like, whose translation MPNSSSLSQFLLLAFTDRRELQLLHFWLFLAISLAALLANSLILSAVACDHHLHTPMGFFLLNLSLTDLGCICTTVPKAMHNSLHNTTTISYKGCAAQLFFFVFYISAEYFLLTIMCYDRYVAICKPLHYGTLLGSRACAHMAAAAWATGFLNSLLHTANTFSLPLCQGNALGQFFCEIPHILKLSCSHSGYLREICFLVFSACLAFGCFVFIVFSYVQIFRAVLKIPSQQGRHKAFSTCLPHLAVVSLSLSTGTVEHLKPLSISSPSLDLIVSVLYSVVPPALNPLIYSLRNQELKDALKKLITGCFSHAINSPSSVYYGPH comes from the coding sequence atgcccaacagcagctccctcagccagttcctcctcctggcattcacagacaggcgggagctgcagctcctgcacttctggctcttcctggccatctccctggctgccctcctggccaacagcctcatcctcagcgccgtagcctgtgaccaccacctgcacacccccatgggcttcttcctgctcaacctctccctcacagacctgggctgcatctgcaccactgtccccaaagccatgcacaattccctccataacaccacGACCATCTCCTACAAGGgttgtgctgcacagctctttttctttgtcttctacatctcagcagagtatttcctcctgACCATCATGTGttacgaccgctacgttgccatctgcaaacccctgcactacgggaccctcctgggcagcagagcttgtgcccacatggcagcagctgcctgggccactggctttctcaattctctgctgcacacagccaatacattttccctgcccctgtgccagggcaatgccctgggccagttcttctgtgaaatcccacacatcctcaagctctcctgctcacactcaggctacctcagggaaatttgttttcttgtgtttaGTGCATGTTTagcatttggttgttttgttttcattgttttctcctatgtgcagatcttcagggctgtgctgaaaATCCCCTCTCAacagggacggcacaaagccttttccacctgcctccctcacctggctgtggtctccctgtccctcagcactggcacagtTGAACACCTGAAGCCCCTTTCTATTTCCTCCCCATCTCTAGATCTTattgtgtcagttctgtactcggtggtgcctccagcactgaaccctctcatctacagcctcaggaaccaggagctcaaggatgccctgaaaAAACtcataactgggtgtttttcacacgcaataaactctccttcttctgtaTATTATGGACCTCATTAA
- the LOC135405404 gene encoding olfactory receptor 14A16-like, translating to MSNSSSMPQFLLLAVADRRELQLLHFWLFLAISLAALLANGLILSAVACDHHLHTPMGFFLLNLSLTDLGCICTTVPKAMHNSLWDTTTITYMGCAAQVFLLVFFLGTEFSLLTIMCYDRYVAICKPLHYGTLLGSRACAHMAAAAWAIGFLNALLHTANTFSLPLCQGNALGQFFCELPHILKLSCSHSGYRRELGLIVVSVCLGFGCFIFIVFSYVQIFRAVLRIPSQQGRHKAFSTCLPHLAVVSLFVSTSFFAYLKPPSISSPSLDLIVSVLYSVMSPTLNPLIYSLRNQELKDALRKIITGCFSEAINSPSSACYLPH from the coding sequence atgtccaacagcagctccatgccccagttcctcctcctggcagtcgcagacaggagggagctgcagctcctgcacttctggctcttcctggccatctccctggctgccctcctggccaacggcctcatcctcagcgctgtagcctgtgaccaccacctgcacacccccatgggcttcttcctgctcaacctctccctcacagacctgggctgcatctgcaccactgtccccaaagccatgcacaattccctctgggacaccacaaccatcacctacatgggatgtgctgcacaggtttttctgcttgtcttctttcttggaacagagttttccctcctcaccatcatgtgctacgaccgctacgttgccatctgcaaacccctgcactacgggaccctcctgggcagcagagcttgtgcccacatggcagcagctgcctgggccattgggtttctcaatgctctgctgcacacagccaatacattttccctgcccctgtgccagggcaatgccctgggccagttcttctgtgaactcccacacatcctcaaactctcctgctcacactcaggctaccgcaGGGAACTTGGGCTCATTGTGGTTAGTGTCTGTTTAGgatttggttgtttcattttcattgttttctcctatgtgcagatcttcagggctgtgctgaggatcccctctcagcagggacggcacaaagccttttccacgtgcctccctcacctggccgtggtctctcTGTTTGTCAGCACCTCATtctttgcctacctgaagcctccctccatctcctccccatccctggatcttattgtgtcagttctgtactcagtgatgtctccaacactgaaccccctcatctacagcctgaggaaccaggagctcaaggatgccctgaggaaaatcataactgggtgtttttcagaagcaataaactctccttcttctgcatgctATCTtcctcattaa